In Calonectris borealis chromosome 29, bCalBor7.hap1.2, whole genome shotgun sequence, one genomic interval encodes:
- the LMNA gene encoding lamin isoform X2: MLRRVDAENRLQTLKEELEFQKNIYSEELRETKRRHETRLVEIDNGRQREFESKLSEALQELRSQHEAQIRLYKEELEKTYGAKLENAKQSAERNSNMVGAAHEELQQTRIRIDNLSSEVSQLQKQLAAKEAKLHDLEDILARERETNRRLLSDKEREMAEMRARMQQQLDEYQELLDIKLALDMEINAYRKLLEGEEERLRLSPSPSSHKGASRSHLSTPGSSKKRKLEDSESRTSFSHHARTSGRVGVEEVDLEGRFVRLRNKSNEDQAMGNWQIKRQNGDDPPITYRFPPKFTLKAGQVVTIWASGAGATHSPPSNVVWKAQSSWGSGDSLRTALINSNGEEVAMRKLVRTVIINDEDEDEDDDEVNIHHRHHHGSCSASGDPGEYNLRSRTVVCGTCGQPAEKSGNQNTGINTMSSGSSTSSVTVTRSYRSIGDSGSIGLGDTLVSRTYLLGNSSPRRQAQAVQNCSIM, translated from the exons ATGCTGCGCCGCGTGGACGCTGAGAACCGGCTGCAGACGCTGAAAGAAGAGCTGGAATTCCAGAAAAACATTTACAGCGAG GAGCTGCGGGAGACCAAGCGCCGCCACGAGACGCGGCTGGTGGAGATCGACAACGGGCGGCAGCGGGAGTTCGAAAGCAAGCTCTCCGAAGCCTTGCAGGAACTGCGGAGCCAGCACGAAGCCCAGATCAGGCTTTACAAGGAGGAACTGGAGAAGACCTACGGGGCGAAG CTGGAGAATGCCAAGCAGTCGGCTGAGAGGAACAGCAACATGGTGGGTGCTGCCCACGAGGAGCTGCAGCAAACCCGCATCCGCATCGACAACCTCTCCTCTGAAGTCAGccagctgcagaagcag TTGGCCGCCAAGGAGGCGAAGCTGCACGATTTGGAGGATATTCTGGCCAGGGAACGCGAGACCAACCGGCGCCTGCTCTCCGACAAGGAGCGGGAGATGGCCGAGATGCGGGCACgcatgcagcagcagctggatgaGTACCAGGAGCTGCTGGACATCAAGCTGGCTCTGGACATGGAGATCAACGCCTACCGCAAGCTGCTggagggcgaggaggagcg gctgaggctgtcccccagcccttcctcccacAAAGGTGCATCCCGTAGCCACTTGTCCACCCCGGGCTCCTCCAAGAAGAGGAAGCTGGAGGACAGCGAGAGTCGGACCAGCTTCTCCCATCACGCCCGGACAAGCGGCCGCGTCGGCGTGGAGGAGGTGGACTTGGAGGGCAGATTCGTCCGTCTCAGGAACAAGTCCAACGAG GACCAGGCGATGGGGAACTGGCAGATCAAGCGGCAGAATGGAGACGATCCCCCCATCACCTACCGCTTCCCCCCAAAATTCACCCTGAAGGCTGGCCAGGTGGTCACG ATCTGGGCCTCGGGGGCTGGGGccacccatagcccccccagcaACGTGGTGTGGAAAGCCCAGAGCAGCTGGGGCTCCGGGGACAGCCTGCGCACCGCCCTGATCAACTCCAACGGGGAG gaGGTGGCCATGCGGAAACTGGTCCGCACCGTGATCATCAAcgatgaagatgaggatgaggacgACGATGAAGTTAACATCCACCACCGCCATCACCAC GGTAGCTGCAGCGCCTCTGGGGACCCCGGCGAATACAACCTCCGCTCGCGCACGGTGGTCTGCGGCACGTGCGGTCAGCCGGCTGAGAAGTCGGGCAACCAGAACACCGGTATCAACACCATGTCCTCGGGCTCGTCCACTTCCAGCGTGACCGTCACCCGCAGCTACCGCAGCATCGGTGACTCTGGCAGCATCggccttggggacaccttggtgTCCAGGACCTACCTCCTGGGGAACTCCAGCCCCCGTAGGCAG gCTCAGGCTGTGCAAAACTGCAGCATCATGTAA